From Vitis vinifera cultivar Pinot Noir 40024 chromosome 14, ASM3070453v1, a single genomic window includes:
- the LOC100261745 gene encoding uncharacterized protein LOC100261745, whose protein sequence is MRKLKFHEKKLLKKVNFLEWKREGGHREAHVMHRYHVTGRDDYKKYSGLCRMVQKLVNILKQMDPRDPFRIEMTDMLLEKLYNIGVIPTRKSLALCDRLAVSSFCRRRLSTVLVRLKFAEHLKEAVTYIEQGHIRVGPDTVTDPAFLVTRNLEDFVTWVDSSKIKRKVLQYNERLDDYDAMN, encoded by the exons ATGAGGAAGCTCAAGTTCCATGAGAAGAAGCTTCTGAAGAAGGTGAATTTCCTAGAATGGAAGAGAGAAGGTGGTCACAGGGAAGCCCATGTTATGCACCGCTACCATGTCACGGGCCGAGACGATTACAAAAA ATATTCGGGTTTGTGCCGGATGGTGCAAAAGCTTGTGAACATTTTGAAGCAGATGGACCCGAGAGATCCTTTCCGAATTGAGATGACTGACATGCTTTTGGAAAAACT GTACAACATTGGTGTGATACCAACCAGAAAAAGCTTGGCACTGTGTGATCGCTTAGCGGTGTCATCCTTTTGTAG GCGCAGGCTTTCAACTGTGTTGGTGCGATTGAAGTTTGCAGAGCACTTGAAAGAAGCTGTAACGTACATTGAGCAAGGACACATCCGGGTGGGTCCAGACACAGTGACTGACCCAGCATTTCTTGTGACGAGGAATTTGGAGGACTTTGTGACATGGGTAGATTCATCCAAGATTAAAAGAAAGGTGCTCCAGTACAATGAGAGGTTGGATGATTATGATGCCATGAACTGA